GCGCTCGTCGGGGTTGGGAAGGTGAAGGAACTCCCACCCGATGGTCCCGGCGTAGATGGAGCGCAGGCGCTGCACTTCGGCCAGGGCGTTGGGCGACTCCGGCAGGTGGCCGAACACCACCGACGCGGGGAGCGCCGCCAGGTCGTCGTCGGTCAGGCCGTGCGTGGCCGCGTCCAGGACGGGGTCGGCGCCGGCGCCGGGGCCCAGCGGGTTCAGCCGGGCGCCGGTGTGGCCGCGAGCCCGGATGGAGCGCGCCAGGGCGCGCGCGGCGAACGCCTTTTCAAGATCCGCCTGGGCGGGCTGCGCGGCGGTCCCGGCCGGGGTGGGCGCTTCGATCTCCCGCAGCTGGGCGGGGTCGATGGACGCAAACCAGCCGCGCAGCCCCTCGTCCACGGACTGGGGATTGTGCTGAAAACGCTCGAACTGTTCGAGCACGTAGGCCGCGTTGGGGCCTGTGAACTCGCGAAGATCTGCCATGGTACACCCTCGTGGTGGCGCACGCCGCCGGATGCGCCCGTAAGCCCTTCCGCCGCTCGGGGCGGAGGGCACAGCGCCGACAACTTAAGCCGCGTCGTTGCAACCCGCTACCTCGCGCGCGGGAGCCCCGGGGTGTACGCACGGCGCGCGCCGCGTACGGGTCATCTCACGCGGAGGCCCGGAGGACGTGGAGAAAGACACGGAAGAGCCTCACACGGAGGGCACGGAGGACACGGAGGAGGAACGGGAGGATGAGAGTGGCGGCTCATTACTTCCGCACTTCCGCACTCACGCACTTCTCTTTCGCACTTTCGCACTTCAGCCCTTCCCGGTACGTTCTCAGGGCTCCCCCGGCATCCCTCCCACGCGGTTCGTCCATGCGCAAAGCCGATCTGATCAACGGAGTAGACCAGGTGGTCCGCGCGTTGTCCGAGAGCGGGCTGGAGCTGCCGCTGGTGGAGGTGGCGCGGCTGGGATACCGGCGCGAACCCGTTCCCGGCGAGCTCCTGACTCGCCTACTTGGGGCTTTGCGCGACTACGGGCTGCGCGCCAGCCGCTTCACCCGTCCCGGGCGGCTGGTGGCCGAGGCGCTGGGCGTGACGGCGCTGGAGCAGGCGGACACCTGGTCGCTGCTGATCGCGGCGGAGAACCGTGCACAGGAGGCGTTTTCGTTCGCGGAGCGGGTGCGGTTCGCCACCCAGCACCTGCCCGCCTTCTCGGAGCTGCTGGGGCAGGGCGGGATCCCCGTGCTCGACGCGCTTCGCCGCGGGGACGAGGCCGGTGGGCAGGCGCTGCTGGTGGTGCAGGTGATCGAGGCGCCGCGGCGGTTTTCCACCCCCGCGCGCCTGGCGACGCTGCTGGACAGCCTGGACCTGCTGTACGGCGCCTGCGCCACCCTTCACGGCGTGCAGCCGAACGGCCTGAGCGTCGTGGGGTGCGATTCGGGGAGCGACAAGACGTTCGAGCTGATGGGCGCCGCCCCCGTGATCGCCGCCGTGCGCGAGCTGATCGTGTCGGTGTGGGACCGCGTGGTGTTCTTCCGCGCGCTGCCTGCCGCGCAGCGATACCGCCAGGCCGCCGAGAGCCTGCCGGTGCTGGACTTGGTGCGCGAGCGGCTGGACGCGGGCGAGATCGCACCCGAGCAGCCGAGCTGCTGCGCCGCCGCATCGTGGAGGGCACGGGCAAGTTCCTGGTGTCCGGCGCCACCATCCCCGAGCTGCAGGAGCGCGCCTATGCCAACCCGCGCACCCTGATGGCTCCCGCCCCCAAGCTGCTCTCTTCGCCGACTCCGTAAACGGCCAAAAGCGATCACGCAGAGGTCGCAGAGAAGACAGAGAGGACGCAGAGGGGTGGGCTGCCCTCTGCGTCCTCTCTTTTTCCTCTGCGACCTCTGCGTGAAACGGGGTTCAGCTCTGCCCGCGGGTGCGTCGTTCAGGCCCTCGCACCCGGCCGATCCACGAGCGTGGCGCTGGCCTGGTCGGTGGGCTTGATGATGATCTCGTCGATGTTCACGTGCGGCGGGCGCGTCGCCACCCACACGACCGTATCCGCGATGTCGGCGGGGGTCAGCGGGGTCATGCCGCGATACACGTTCGCCGCGCGCTCCGCATCGCCCCCGAAACGCACCACGCTGAACTCCGTCTCCACCATCCCCGGGTCGACCGTGCTCACGCGGACGCCCGTCCCCAGCAGGTCCATCCGCATCCCCTTCGTGATCGCCCCGACGGCGTGCTTGGTGGCGCAGTAGACGGCGCCGCCGGGATACACCTCGTGGCCGGCTACGGAGCCCAGGTTGATCACGTGCCCCCGCCTGCGCTGCACCATCCCCGGCGTGACGGCCCGCGAAACGTACAGCAGGCCCTTGACGTTGGTATCCACCATCTCGTCCCAGCCGTCCGGATCGGCCGCGTGCAGCTTGTCGACGCCGCGGCCCAGGCCGGCGTTGTTCACCAGCACGTCGATCTCCGCCCATTCCGAAGGCAGGCCACCGATGACGCCGAAGACGGACTCGCGGTCGCGCACGTCCAGCTCCAGCAGGTGGCACTCGGTGCCGTGCTCCTCGCGCAGCTCCGTGGCCAGGCGCTCGATGCGCTCGAAGCGACGCGCGGTAAGGACCAGCCGCGCGCCGACGGCCGCGAACGCGCGCGCGCACGCCTGGCCGATCCCCGCGCTGGCGCCGGTGATCAGGACGGTTCCGGAAAGCTTCATGGGATCAGCATCTCACGATTCAGGTTGTTGATCATCGCCATCACTCCTCGCGCAGCGCCTCCAGCGGCGTGTGGCGGAACACCTCGCGGCTGGCCAGCATGCCCACCGTGGCGGAGATGGCCGTCACCCCCAGCGAGAGCCAGAGCAGCGGCAGCACCGGCACCGCGAAGTCCGTCTCGAACAGCCACCGCGCGAGCGCCCACCCCGCGCCGATCGCCAGCACCGTTCCCGCGGCGCTGGCCAGCAGCCCCAGCGCAAGGTACTCCGCCAGCAGCACGCCCGCGATCTGCCGGCGCGTGGCGCCCAGCGTCCGCAGCAGCACGCTTTCGCGGATGCGCTGAAGCCGGCCCGCCAGCACCGCGCCCAGCAGCACGATGAACCCCGTCGCCACGCTGAAGCCCGCCAGGAAGCGGATGACCGCCGCCACGCGCCCCAGCACCTCGTCGATGGCCGCCTGGATGGACGTAAGGTCCAGCACCGCCACGTTGCTGAACCGCCGCACCACGTCGCGCTGCACGGCCGAGCGCGCATCCGCGGACGGCGCGCGCGCCAGCATTACCCAGGTGTGCGGGGCGCCCTGCAGCACCGCCGTGGGAAAGACGGCGAAGAAGTTTGGTTCCAGCCGCCCCCAGTCCACTTCGCGGATGGAGGTGACGCGCGTGGGGATACGCACGCCCTGCACATCCCAGGTGATGGTGTCGCCCAGCTCGAGCTTCAGGTCCTCGGCCACGGCGATGTCCATGGACACCTCCGCCACGCCGCTGCGATCCGCGCCGCCAGCCCCCGGCTTCCACCAGCGCCCCTCCATCACCTGCTCCGAGCGGATCAGGTCGTCGCGAAAGGTCGATCGATACTCGCGCCGCACCGCCCAGCGCTCCGGCCGGTCGCCGTCGGACGACGCGCGGCGCTCGCCCTGGCGCGGACGCCGCTGCTCCGGCGCGCCCTCCGCGTCCGCATCGGGATCGTCCGGGGCCAGGCGCGACGCGGGGACGCCGTTGATGGCGTGGATGCGCATGGGCACGATGGGCGCGCGCTGCATCACCCGCGTTCCCGACCGCCCCAGCTCGCTCGTGACGCCCTGCTCCTGGTCTGCTTGGATGTCGAACAGCAGCAGGTTGCCCTGGCTCTCCGCGTTGATTGCGAGCGGCGCGAGCAGGTTGCGCTGGACCAGGTACACGGTCGCTAGCAGCCACACGCCGAACCCGAGCGCGAGGACGACCACGGCCGTCTGGTTCCCCGGGCGGTACAGGTTCGCCACGCCCTGGCGGACGGGGTAGGGGAGCGCGCGGGTCGGCGCGCGGCGGGCCAGCTTCGTCATCCCCCAGGCGCTCAGCCACAGCGCGGCCAGGGTGAGGGCGATCCCCGCCGCGAAGCCCAGCCCGGTGCGGACGTCCTGGGCCTGGAAGAGCACCAGCGCGACGATGCTAGCCGCCAGCAGCAGCCATCCCCCGAACGTCCACGGGTCACGCCCGCGGCGGGTCGGCTCCGCTTCCACGCGGCGGCGGATGGCCTCCAGGGGCGAGATCCGTCGCGTTCCCAGCAGCGGCAGCAGCGCGAACGCCACCGCCACCCACACGCCGATGCCGATTCCCATCGCCACCGCGGGCAGGCTGACGGCGGTCTCCACGTCCACGGGGAGCAGGTCGGCCAGCAGCCGCGGCAGCACCCACTGCACCGACACGCCGATCGCCGTACCCGCCGCCGCGCCGATCAGCCCCATCGCCCCCGCCTGCAGCAGGTAGATGACGATCACCTGCGGCGCGGTGGCCCCCAGGCAGCGCAGCGTGGCGACGGTGTCGCGCTTCTGCGCCATGTACGCGCCCATCGCGCTCGCCACGCCGATGCCGCCCAGCAGCAGCGCGAAGGTGCCGATCAGCGCCAGGAACGAGCCCAGGTTGCCCAGCGCCTCGGCCATGTCGGCCTGCTGCTCGCTGGCCGTGTTGGCGCTCACCCGCTCCGCGCGAAAGATGGGGCGGTGTCCTTCGACGAGCGGGTCGGCCGCCGCGGGATTCGGAAGGCGCACGTACGCCTCGTAGTCCACCCGGCTGCCCGGCTGCACGAGCCTGGTTTCCGCCAGGTAGCGGGCGGGGATGTAGACGCGCGGGGCGAAGAGCGCGCCCACGCCCACGGCGCCCGGCACCTTTTCCAGCGTGCCGATGATGGTGAAGGCGGACTCGCCCAGCCGCAGCACGTCGCCCACGCGGGCGTCGAGCGCGGTGAGCATGGCGGGGTCCACCAGCACATTGCGGCCCGACTGCAGCTGGGGATAGCGGTCCGCCGGCGCGGTGACGATCTCGCCGTAGTACGGATAGCCCGGCTCCACCGCGCGCACCTGCGCCAGCCGCGCGGCGCCCGTGCGCTCCACGAGCGCCATCGACGCAAACGCGGTCACCCGCGCCACGGGCACCCGGGCGCGCCGCAGCGAATCCAGCAGCGCCTCGGTCTTCGGCCCGAGCGCGCGGTTGCTGCTCAGGCTGACGTCCGCCCCGACGAGGGCGCGCGCCTGGTCGCGGACGCCGGCCAGCAGGTTGGCCGCGAACGACTGCGTGGCGACGAGCGCGGCGACGCCCAGCGTGATGGAGGAAAGGAAGAGGAGCAGCCGGCGCCGGGCGAAGCGGCTTTCCCGCCACGCCAGCGCGAACAGCGGACGGATGGCCTGCGGGCGGAGGGCCTTCACGCGCCGCTCCGCTCGTCGCTCACCACGGCACCGTCGGCCAGGCGCACCACGCGGCCCATCCGCCCGGCCAGGGCAGGGTCGTGCGTCACCAGCACCACGGTGGTGCCGCGCTCGCGGTTCAGCTCCAGGATCAGCTGGATGATGCGCTCGCCCGTGGCGGCATCGAGGTTGCCCGTGGGCTCGTCGGCGAACAGGATGCTCGGACGGTGTATGAAGGCACGGGCCAGGGCCACGCGCTGCTGCTCGCCGCCGGAAAGCTGCGCGGGATAGTGGTGCCCGCGCCCGGCCAGCCCCACGCGCTCCAGCAGCTCGTCGGCGCGCGCGGCGCCTCCCCGCTCGCCCGCCAGGTCCAGGGGAATGGCCACGTTCTCGCGGGCGGTGAGCATGGCGATCAGCTGGAACGACTGGAAGACGAAGCCGATCTTCTCGCGCCGCAGCCGGGCGCGCGCGTCCTCGGTAAGGGCGCCCAGGTCGGTGCCGTCCAGCAGCACGCGGCCGGCGCTTGGGCGGTCCAGGCCGGCCAGCAGCCCCAGCAGCGTGGTCTTTCCGCTGCCGGATGGACCCACGATGGCCACCGTTTCGCCGGGATTCACGGTGAAGTTTACGTTTTTGAGCGCCGCCAGCGGATGTCCGCCGCTGCGGTACGTTTTCTGGAGATTGTCAGCGATGAGCATTCTGTCTTCCCTGCGCCGTGCCGGGCCGGTGGTGGCCCTGGCGGCCCTGATTGTCGGGTGCGGCGCCCCCGAAAGCAACGGCTCCGCCGAAAGTTCGTCCAACCCCGCCGGCTCGGCCGAGGACGACATGGCGGCCGACCGGCGCGTGGTGATGTTCCTGGGCACCAGCCTTACCGACGGCTACGGGCTGGAGCGCGAGCAGGCGTATCCCGCGCTGATCCAGCAGAAGATCGACTCCGCCGGGCTGCCCTTCGAGGTGGTGAACGCAGGCTTGAGCGGCGAGCGCAGCGCCGGGGCCCTGCAGCGCGTCCGCGGCTGGCTCCTGAAGCAGCCCTTCGACGTGCTGGTGATCGAGACAGGTGCCAACGACATGCTCAATGGCCTGCCCGTCACCGCGCTGCGGTCCAACATCCAGGGGATCATCGACACCGTGCGCGCCGCCAAGCCCAACACGCGCATCGTGCTCGTGGGGATGCTGGCCGCGCCCAACCTGGGGCGCACCTACGTGGATCGCTTCAACCGCGTGTATCCCGACCTGGCCGAGGAGAACGACGTTCCGCTCGTCCCCTTTCTGCTGGAGGGCGTGGCCACGGAGCGCGACCTGAACATCGCCGACGCCATCCATCCCAATGCGCAGGGGCACCACGTCCTCGCGCGCACGGTGTGGAAGGCGCTGGAGCCGGTGCTGCGCGACGCGGGCACGAGTCAGCGCGGAGGGTGAGGCGGACCGCGTGGATGCGGGTCTTGTCAGCGGGGGACGCGCTCGGCAGGTTGGATGGCTGACCGCGTCTTGATCCGAGCCACCCTCACCGCCCGATCCGTCGATGACCGATACCGCATCCGCCCCGTCGCTGAAGCAGCTCGCGCTGGGCGACCTGGACCACGAGCTGGAGACCACGCGCCGCGTGCTGGAGCGCGTGCCCGAGCAGCACCTGGACTGGAAGCCGCACGCGAAGTCGTTCAGCCTGGGGCAGCTGGCCACGCACCTTACCCAGATGCCGTTCTGGGTTACGACCACAATCAGGCAGAACGAGCTGGATGTGGCCGGGGCCCCGCGCACCGAGCCGCCCGCGACGACCGCGGAGATCATGCGCCGCTTCGACGACAACGCGGCCGAGGCGCGCCAGGCGCTGCAGAACGCAGACGAGTCCACGTTCGGCGATCGCTGGACGCTGCGCGCCGGCGACCATGTGATCCTGTCGATGCCCCGGCTGGCGGTGCTGCGCAGCTTCTGCCTCAGCCACATGATCCACCACCGCGGGCAGCTGAGCGTGTACCTGCGCCTGCTGGACGTGCCGGTGCCCTCCATCTACGGCCCCACCGCCGACGAGCAGTAGGACAGGCGCACTGCACTACCGAAGATGATGAAGACGATCCGCGTGGCCGCGCTGGTGCTCGCGGCAGCCCTCGCCGGTTGCAACGGTGACCCAGCCGGGCCGAAGGGAATGTCGGCCGCGGGTCGTTACGCACTGCAGAGCGTGGACGGCGCAAGCCTGCCTGCGCCCTGGATGGAGCAGGGGCCCACGTACAAGGTCGAAGTCGCCGGGGCGGAAATGGCGATCCAGCGTGACAGCTCGTACACGTACACGATCGACTTTCGTGAGACCGACGGAGCCAGCGTGACCACGGAGCGCTACGAAGAGGCAGGCACCGTGATCCAACGAGCCGACACGGTGGTGTTTACGGCTACGGGCCCGTTGACCGGCACGTTCCGAGGAGTCGTTTCCGCCAACCAGATGACCGTCGTGGATCTCGGATCCACCTGGGTGTACCGGAAACAATGACGACGGCGCCGGATTCCCCGCATGGACCGGGGGGGCCGGAGCGTAGGTGCATGAATACGAAAGCCGCGCGGCGAAACTGGCTGCGCGGCTTCTCGTTGGAAATCCATGGATCGCCATGCTTGTATCACGCGCGACTCGAGCTCTCCATTCCGCCGCGCATCCCACTCACCCGCACCCCGGGCATTTCATGGTCGACGAATTCCGGAAGTTCATCACCCGCGGCAACGTGCTGGACCTGGCCGTCGGGATCGTCATCGGCGCCGCGTTCACGGGCGTGGTGCAGTCGTTCGTGAACGACGTGCTGATGCCGCCCATCGGCTTGGTGCTCGGCGGCGTCGACTTCTCGGAGCTGTACCTGCACCTGGGCCGCGGCGCGTTCCCGACCCGCGCGGCGGCGGTGGAAGCCGGCGCGCCGATCATCAGCTACGGCCTGTTCATCAACAACGTGATCGCGTTCTTGATCACCGCCTTCGCCGTATTCCTGATCATCAAGGCCTACCAGCGCACCCGCCCGCCCGAAGCGCCGCCCGCCGCCGCCGAGAAGCAGTGCCCGTTCTGCTACTCCAGCATTCATTTAGCTGCCATCCGTTGCCCGCATTGCACGT
This DNA window, taken from Longimicrobium sp., encodes the following:
- a CDS encoding ABC transporter ATP-binding protein yields the protein MLIADNLQKTYRSGGHPLAALKNVNFTVNPGETVAIVGPSGSGKTTLLGLLAGLDRPSAGRVLLDGTDLGALTEDARARLRREKIGFVFQSFQLIAMLTARENVAIPLDLAGERGGAARADELLERVGLAGRGHHYPAQLSGGEQQRVALARAFIHRPSILFADEPTGNLDAATGERIIQLILELNRERGTTVVLVTHDPALAGRMGRVVRLADGAVVSDERSGA
- the mscL gene encoding large conductance mechanosensitive channel protein MscL, which codes for MHEYESRAAKLAARLLVGNPWIAMLVSRATRALHSAAHPTHPHPGHFMVDEFRKFITRGNVLDLAVGIVIGAAFTGVVQSFVNDVLMPPIGLVLGGVDFSELYLHLGRGAFPTRAAAVEAGAPIISYGLFINNVIAFLITAFAVFLIIKAYQRTRPPEAPPAAAEKQCPFCYSSIHLAAIRCPHCTSDVSGLPSQQA
- a CDS encoding SDR family oxidoreductase, with amino-acid sequence MKLSGTVLITGASAGIGQACARAFAAVGARLVLTARRFERIERLATELREEHGTECHLLELDVRDRESVFGVIGGLPSEWAEIDVLVNNAGLGRGVDKLHAADPDGWDEMVDTNVKGLLYVSRAVTPGMVQRRRGHVINLGSVAGHEVYPGGAVYCATKHAVGAITKGMRMDLLGTGVRVSTVDPGMVETEFSVVRFGGDAERAANVYRGMTPLTPADIADTVVWVATRPPHVNIDEIIIKPTDQASATLVDRPGARA
- a CDS encoding arylesterase, giving the protein MSILSSLRRAGPVVALAALIVGCGAPESNGSAESSSNPAGSAEDDMAADRRVVMFLGTSLTDGYGLEREQAYPALIQQKIDSAGLPFEVVNAGLSGERSAGALQRVRGWLLKQPFDVLVIETGANDMLNGLPVTALRSNIQGIIDTVRAAKPNTRIVLVGMLAAPNLGRTYVDRFNRVYPDLAEENDVPLVPFLLEGVATERDLNIADAIHPNAQGHHVLARTVWKALEPVLRDAGTSQRGG
- a CDS encoding ABC transporter permease, coding for MKALRPQAIRPLFALAWRESRFARRRLLLFLSSITLGVAALVATQSFAANLLAGVRDQARALVGADVSLSSNRALGPKTEALLDSLRRARVPVARVTAFASMALVERTGAARLAQVRAVEPGYPYYGEIVTAPADRYPQLQSGRNVLVDPAMLTALDARVGDVLRLGESAFTIIGTLEKVPGAVGVGALFAPRVYIPARYLAETRLVQPGSRVDYEAYVRLPNPAAADPLVEGHRPIFRAERVSANTASEQQADMAEALGNLGSFLALIGTFALLLGGIGVASAMGAYMAQKRDTVATLRCLGATAPQVIVIYLLQAGAMGLIGAAAGTAIGVSVQWVLPRLLADLLPVDVETAVSLPAVAMGIGIGVWVAVAFALLPLLGTRRISPLEAIRRRVEAEPTRRGRDPWTFGGWLLLAASIVALVLFQAQDVRTGLGFAAGIALTLAALWLSAWGMTKLARRAPTRALPYPVRQGVANLYRPGNQTAVVVLALGFGVWLLATVYLVQRNLLAPLAINAESQGNLLLFDIQADQEQGVTSELGRSGTRVMQRAPIVPMRIHAINGVPASRLAPDDPDADAEGAPEQRRPRQGERRASSDGDRPERWAVRREYRSTFRDDLIRSEQVMEGRWWKPGAGGADRSGVAEVSMDIAVAEDLKLELGDTITWDVQGVRIPTRVTSIREVDWGRLEPNFFAVFPTAVLQGAPHTWVMLARAPSADARSAVQRDVVRRFSNVAVLDLTSIQAAIDEVLGRVAAVIRFLAGFSVATGFIVLLGAVLAGRLQRIRESVLLRTLGATRRQIAGVLLAEYLALGLLASAAGTVLAIGAGWALARWLFETDFAVPVLPLLWLSLGVTAISATVGMLASREVFRHTPLEALREE
- a CDS encoding DinB family protein, whose protein sequence is MTDTASAPSLKQLALGDLDHELETTRRVLERVPEQHLDWKPHAKSFSLGQLATHLTQMPFWVTTTIRQNELDVAGAPRTEPPATTAEIMRRFDDNAAEARQALQNADESTFGDRWTLRAGDHVILSMPRLAVLRSFCLSHMIHHRGQLSVYLRLLDVPVPSIYGPTADEQ